From the Rhizomicrobium palustre genome, the window GCCGCCAAGGTGCCGGTCCTGATCGTGATCAATAAGACCGACCTTGCCGAGCCTTCGGCGGATTTTCTCTCGCTGATCGACGTCAAGCGGCTGGCCTGGATTTCCGGCAGCGCCACGGGCGGAGCTGCGGAAAGCTTCCGTCAAGCCTTCAAGGATGCGGTGCGCGGTCTTTTGCCCACATTATATACAGCACCACCGAGCCTTCTGGGCGATCTCTTGCCGCCGGGCGGTCTCGCGGTACTGGTGGTGCCGATTGATCTGGGCGCACCCGCAGGGCGATTAATCGTGCCCCAGGTCCAAGCTTTGCGCGATCTGCTCGATAGCGATGCCAGCGCTCTGGTGGTGAAGGATCGCGAATACGCCGCGACCCTTTCGCGTCTCAAAACGCCGCCTGATCTCGTCGTTTGCGATTCCCAGGTGGTAGCGCGTGTCGTTGCCGATACGCCGCAGGGTATTCCGCTCACGACCTTCTCGATCCTCTTTGCCCGTTTTAAAGGCGATCTCAATGCGCTGGCCCGCGGGGCAGGCGTTTTGAACCGGCTGAAGCCCGGCGATCGCATCCTGATTGCGGAAGGCTGCTCCCACCATCCCCTGGAAGACGATATCGGCCGGGTGAAAATTCCGCGCTGGCTCCGGCAATTTTCAGGCTGCGAACTCGATATATCCACCTGCGCCGGCCATGATTTCCCGGCCGATCTCAAGGATTATCGGCTTATTATACACTGTGGCGGATGTGTGATGACGCGCCATGAGGTCTTGGCGCGCATGGGTGAAGCCGAGACGGTTCAGACAGAAATGACCAATTACGGGCTCGCCATTTCGGTGCTT encodes:
- the hydF gene encoding [FeFe] hydrogenase H-cluster maturation GTPase HydF — protein: MDLPVTPKASRLHIGIAGRVNVGKSSFLNMLAGQDLAITSALPGTTTDVVEKTMELLPLGPVTLIDTAGIDDASELGSQRIAMTQKALRRADILALVVTPDAWSAYEDNLINEARAAKVPVLIVINKTDLAEPSADFLSLIDVKRLAWISGSATGGAAESFRQAFKDAVRGLLPTLYTAPPSLLGDLLPPGGLAVLVVPIDLGAPAGRLIVPQVQALRDLLDSDASALVVKDREYAATLSRLKTPPDLVVCDSQVVARVVADTPQGIPLTTFSILFARFKGDLNALARGAGVLNRLKPGDRILIAEGCSHHPLEDDIGRVKIPRWLRQFSGCELDISTCAGHDFPADLKDYRLIIHCGGCVMTRHEVLARMGEAETVQTEMTNYGLAISVLQGVLERALSPFPGALAAYKGHFGT